Proteins co-encoded in one Streptomyces roseochromogenus subsp. oscitans DS 12.976 genomic window:
- a CDS encoding transposase, which yields MPLQINEGVVRLDFKGGISFRVEGAIAQGLRRCGLRRSRYTGMDKTCLQHVLTATALNLIRTDAWLTQTPLAKTRTSGFTRLRPA from the coding sequence GTGCCACTGCAGATCAACGAGGGAGTCGTCCGTCTGGACTTCAAGGGCGGGATCAGCTTCCGCGTCGAAGGCGCCATCGCCCAAGGACTACGCCGCTGCGGCCTGCGCAGAAGCCGCTACACCGGCATGGACAAGACCTGCCTCCAGCACGTACTCACCGCCACGGCCCTCAACCTCATCCGCACGGACGCCTGGCTGACCCAGACCCCGCTGGCCAAGACCAGGACCTCTGGCTTCACGCGCCTTCGCCCTGCATAA